A portion of the Pseudarthrobacter defluvii genome contains these proteins:
- a CDS encoding haloacid dehalogenase type II: MIFQPYRSASTGRRVRAVLFDTFGTVVDWRTGVAREVAAFAAAHGHTLDAEAFADHWRALYQPAMEAIRSGQRSFTKLDTLHRENLDEALRHYGINPDRLPGESLEELNKSWHRLPPWPDSVEGLAAIRRHYIVGPLSNGNTSLLLDMARNAGLPWDVIIGSDMTGTYKPLPEAYLRTAELLDLHPGEVMLAAAHNNDLRAAREAGLATAFIARPTEHGPGQVADLAPEGDWDLVASSISELADRLGA, from the coding sequence ATGATTTTCCAGCCGTACCGTTCAGCCTCAACCGGACGCCGGGTGCGCGCCGTCCTCTTCGACACCTTCGGGACCGTGGTGGACTGGCGCACCGGTGTGGCAAGGGAGGTGGCAGCTTTCGCGGCAGCACACGGCCATACGCTCGACGCCGAGGCGTTCGCCGACCACTGGCGGGCCCTCTACCAGCCGGCCATGGAAGCCATCCGCTCCGGACAGCGCAGCTTCACCAAGCTGGACACCCTCCACCGCGAAAACCTGGACGAGGCGCTCCGCCACTACGGCATCAATCCGGACCGATTGCCCGGGGAGAGCCTGGAGGAGCTGAACAAATCCTGGCACCGGCTGCCGCCGTGGCCGGACAGCGTAGAGGGCCTGGCAGCCATCCGCCGCCACTACATCGTGGGCCCCCTGTCCAACGGCAACACCTCACTGTTGCTGGACATGGCCAGGAACGCCGGCCTGCCGTGGGATGTGATCATCGGGTCGGACATGACGGGGACCTACAAACCGCTGCCCGAGGCCTACCTCCGCACGGCTGAACTCCTGGACCTCCACCCCGGCGAGGTGATGCTCGCCGCGGCGCATAACAATGACCTGCGGGCGGCGCGCGAAGCCGGACTGGCCACGGCGTTCATCGCCCGCCCCACGGAACACGGCCCCGGCCAGGTGGCCGACCTGGCCCCGGAAGGTGACTGGGACCTGGTGGCGTCAAGCATCAGTGAATTGGCGGACCGGCTCGGGGCCTGA
- a CDS encoding nucleoside hydrolase has protein sequence MTAPVYLDCDTGIDDALALAYLLASPLASVVGIGTVSGNVSAAVGARNTLDLLELAAAASVPVSVGAHDPLVGSFHGGAPWVHGSNGIGEVSLSPAAASLAAESAAEMLVRLARLYSGALRVVAIGPLTNIAEALRLEPALPSLVESVTVMGGAALAPGNITPVAEANIWHDPEAAALVLAADWDVTLVPLDVTMASVLEEHHRQALLSSAGAVPRALGEMLGYYFQFYEGIYGRPCSAMHDPLAAALAVGAVKQALAPVVRAAVDTSDGPGRGQTVCDMRGLYAGYPPVSGARCRVVLALEEDFAPHLVETLLRHFERTTAVIEPGEPEPALAG, from the coding sequence GTGACTGCCCCCGTTTACCTCGACTGCGACACCGGCATCGACGACGCCCTCGCACTGGCCTACCTGCTCGCCTCACCTCTTGCGTCCGTAGTGGGCATCGGGACTGTGAGCGGGAACGTCAGTGCCGCCGTCGGAGCCCGGAACACCCTGGACCTTTTGGAGTTGGCCGCGGCGGCTTCAGTGCCGGTGTCCGTTGGTGCGCATGATCCTCTGGTTGGCTCGTTTCACGGAGGGGCGCCCTGGGTGCACGGGTCGAATGGGATAGGCGAGGTTTCGCTTTCTCCTGCTGCGGCTTCCCTTGCCGCCGAGTCCGCGGCGGAGATGCTGGTGCGGCTGGCGCGTTTGTACTCGGGTGCTTTGCGGGTGGTGGCGATCGGGCCGCTGACCAACATTGCCGAGGCGTTGCGGCTGGAGCCCGCGTTGCCGTCATTGGTGGAGTCGGTGACCGTGATGGGCGGCGCCGCGCTGGCGCCGGGGAACATCACGCCCGTGGCCGAGGCGAACATCTGGCACGACCCCGAGGCCGCCGCCCTGGTGCTCGCCGCCGACTGGGACGTGACCCTGGTGCCACTGGACGTGACCATGGCGTCTGTTTTGGAGGAGCACCACCGGCAGGCGCTGCTTTCTTCTGCCGGGGCGGTGCCGCGGGCGCTGGGGGAGATGCTGGGCTACTACTTCCAGTTCTACGAGGGCATCTACGGCCGGCCCTGCTCCGCCATGCACGACCCGCTGGCCGCGGCGCTCGCTGTTGGCGCTGTGAAGCAGGCTCTGGCGCCGGTGGTGCGTGCCGCCGTCGACACCTCCGACGGCCCCGGCCGCGGGCAGACCGTGTGCGACATGCGCGGCCTGTACGCGGGGTACCCTCCGGTATCCGGGGCAAGGTGCCGGGTGGTGCTCGCGCTGGAAGAGGACTTCGCCCCGCACCTGGTGGAGACGCTGCTGAGGCACTTTGAACGCACGACGGCGGTGATTGAGCCTGGCGAACCCGAGCCTGCACTCGCTGGCTGA
- a CDS encoding helix-turn-helix domain-containing protein, whose product MNGIGDVILAARQAAGITQQELREALGVTQAALSRYENNLRTPDDETLAKLGEALRLSPDFLNHSFRLQGAIAADAHMRRQKSTKASDWKRMEARLNLLRMQSSYLFERLPMQAENHVPTFDPDSVTPAEAAGQVRAQWRLPIGPVRNLVRWIEAAGVLVIEEDFGTRRMDGLSQWASEYPVILLNASLPTDRKRLTLAHELGHLVLHSNYADLDMEEQANQFAAEFLMPERAIYPSLGALTLGKLVDLKQEWGVSMQALFERAYRLGRATGDDRLKFYKAMNARGWKANEPGSDELPPEEASLAASIGSNLQSNGFTSDEIASLVGQASGRDIHPFVPVRRGLRAVS is encoded by the coding sequence GTGAACGGAATAGGTGATGTCATTCTCGCCGCCCGCCAGGCTGCAGGCATCACGCAACAGGAATTGCGAGAAGCGCTGGGTGTCACTCAAGCGGCCCTATCGAGGTATGAAAACAACTTGCGCACTCCCGATGACGAGACTCTCGCGAAGCTGGGAGAGGCGCTACGCCTCTCGCCTGACTTCTTAAATCATTCCTTTCGGTTGCAGGGCGCGATCGCGGCCGATGCTCACATGCGTCGGCAGAAATCGACCAAGGCGTCTGACTGGAAGCGCATGGAAGCTCGCCTGAATCTCCTGCGTATGCAGTCGTCTTATTTGTTCGAGCGTCTGCCGATGCAAGCTGAAAACCACGTGCCAACGTTCGACCCCGACAGCGTCACCCCCGCGGAGGCCGCGGGGCAAGTCCGAGCGCAATGGCGCCTTCCCATCGGGCCGGTGCGAAATCTGGTTCGGTGGATTGAAGCCGCCGGCGTGCTTGTCATCGAGGAGGACTTCGGCACGCGGCGAATGGACGGGCTGTCTCAGTGGGCCAGCGAGTATCCAGTAATACTCCTAAATGCATCCTTGCCGACGGATCGGAAACGGCTCACCCTGGCGCACGAGCTGGGGCACTTGGTTCTGCATTCGAATTACGCCGACCTTGACATGGAAGAGCAAGCGAATCAGTTCGCTGCCGAATTCCTCATGCCGGAGCGTGCCATTTATCCCTCATTGGGGGCACTGACCCTTGGCAAACTCGTGGACCTCAAGCAGGAATGGGGTGTGTCGATGCAGGCGCTATTCGAGCGGGCATACAGGCTTGGTCGGGCGACAGGGGACGATCGCCTTAAGTTTTACAAGGCTATGAACGCGCGAGGGTGGAAGGCCAATGAGCCAGGCAGCGACGAGTTGCCTCCTGAAGAAGCGTCACTGGCCGCTTCCATTGGCAGCAACCTGCAATCCAACGGTTTCACAAGTGACGAGATTGCTTCATTGGTAGGCCAAGCCTCTGGTCGAGATATCCACCCGTTTGTTCCTGTCCGCCGAGGCCTAAGGGCCGTCTCTTGA
- a CDS encoding ribokinase encodes MNTTRPAVTVVGSINLDLIATAERLPTAGETIGGAALSEQPGGKGANQAAAAARLGGSARMVGAVGKDASGQRMLDALAAAGVDTSDVAALPQPTGTALIVVDRDGENQIVVCPGANSHLSLDGVEFGPEETVLCQLEVGLAVVLEAARKAAGFFVLNAAPAMDLPAELLERCDLVIVNESEYALIPALTEAKLVAVTYGKDGSVMFEHGRKVAEAPSVAVPVANTVGAGDAFCAALVLALRSGLDYTRALAVANAVGADAVGDPSSQPDLAQLGHYVERTAAASGASS; translated from the coding sequence ATGAACACAACACGTCCTGCCGTCACCGTGGTCGGCAGCATCAACCTGGACCTGATCGCCACCGCCGAGCGGCTTCCGACGGCGGGCGAAACCATCGGCGGCGCCGCCCTGTCCGAGCAGCCCGGCGGCAAGGGCGCCAACCAGGCCGCGGCCGCGGCGCGCTTGGGCGGCAGTGCGCGGATGGTCGGCGCCGTCGGCAAGGACGCGTCCGGGCAGCGGATGCTGGACGCTTTGGCTGCCGCCGGCGTGGACACCTCCGACGTTGCAGCCCTCCCCCAGCCGACCGGGACGGCGCTGATCGTGGTGGACCGCGACGGCGAGAACCAGATCGTCGTGTGCCCGGGCGCCAACTCGCACCTGTCGCTGGACGGGGTGGAGTTCGGCCCGGAGGAGACGGTGCTGTGCCAGCTCGAGGTGGGCCTTGCCGTGGTGCTGGAGGCCGCCCGGAAGGCGGCCGGGTTCTTTGTGCTGAACGCGGCACCGGCCATGGACCTGCCGGCGGAGCTGCTCGAGCGGTGCGACCTGGTGATCGTCAACGAGAGCGAATACGCCCTGATCCCGGCACTCACTGAGGCAAAGCTGGTGGCGGTGACGTACGGCAAGGACGGCTCCGTGATGTTCGAGCACGGACGGAAGGTGGCCGAGGCGCCGTCTGTTGCGGTGCCCGTGGCGAACACCGTGGGCGCCGGCGACGCGTTCTGCGCCGCGCTGGTCCTGGCGCTGCGGAGCGGGCTGGACTACACGCGGGCGCTGGCGGTGGCCAATGCCGTGGGTGCTGATGCCGTGGGCGACCCGTCCTCGCAGCCGGATTTGGCACAGCTGGGCCACTATGTGGAGCGGACTGCCGCCGCTTCGGGCGCTTCCTCGTGA
- a CDS encoding tyrosine-type recombinase/integrase, which yields MFTTATGKRWASSEAFRTVQRLAGAAGIEGKISPHSPRHTFASLAPDAGTTLHDLQDSMGHADPRTTRRYDRARRTLGKAAGYRVASLLA from the coding sequence CTGTTCACCACGGCTACCGGGAAAAGGTGGGCATCCTCTGAGGCGTTCCGTACCGTGCAGCGGCTGGCCGGGGCAGCTGGCATCGAGGGAAAAATTAGTCCGCACTCACCGCGACACACATTCGCCAGCCTCGCCCCCGATGCAGGCACAACCCTGCACGACCTCCAGGACAGCATGGGCCATGCCGACCCCCGAACCACGCGGCGATACGACCGAGCGCGCCGTACTTTGGGCAAAGCGGCCGGATACCGGGTTGCTTCCCTTCTCGCTTGA
- a CDS encoding DUF3427 domain-containing protein, whose product MPEGLYELLNTQGLTASLSKVPELEPHFGLIDDDDSPDILSRYVADAARKALAGAKPTDRVALANRLLQQLRHADLIADVPSQLQSLHRPDVLKRRQLRRPATRLSESALLTNSKDDPNLAAELRAEMESADTVDLLCAFVRWTGLRLLESALEQLKARGAKLRVITTTYMGATERRAIDELVNRYGAEVKISYETQATRLHAKAWLFRRDTGFDTAYVGSSNLSQAALLDGLEWNVRLSSVATPALLQKFEVTFDSYWEQRAFQSYDPERDGEKLDAALERNGGRRTAAPDATTGLEVQPFLHQEEMLEDLEAERLKGFNHNLLVAATGTGKTVIAALDYKRLSETAGRDLKLLFVAHRQEILKQAMRTYRDVMQDGVFGELYVGEHKPGEWKHIFASVQSLSSLGIEQLESDFFDVVVIDEFHHAMAPTYRRLLDHLKPQQLLGLTATPERGDGVDVAKQFFEGRTASELRLWDALDADLLVPFHYFGVSDDVNLSQLEWKRGNYDTTQLSALYTGNDARAAKVIRELRDKVTSTDEMRAIGFCVSVQHARYMAEVFNLAGIASVAVDGTTDNAEREKALRRLGQREINCIFAVDLFNEGLDLPQVDTILLLRPTQSATVFLQQLGRGLRRAEGKAVLTVLDFIGQQRREFRFDLRYRALTGYGRKELEKAVEDEFPYLPSGSQIVLDRVAQKVVLDNIKAQLRFNRAQLVRDIASYAETELEAYLERSGNDVKTIYRSTRDSWTGYLRQAGLIEGLSPLETVLRGKLEELSDAEEKKLLGRMAALIHVDDPERAAAYSMLVAPDAPRHAELGMREQAFARMLFYTLWDDGGGFKTYDDGLDHLRGYQFVCREIRQVVKLGVAASKHAAKSLGAGLQHIPLLSHATYRREEVLAALQYGSLEQGKNVQHREGVAWCPATSTDVFFVTLNKDDKKHSATTMYKDYATSPELFHWESQNATSPTSPTGRRYLDRASHGSKVLIFTRHTADDETGLTVPYTCLGQVDYVQHSGEKPIAITWKLQRPMPADVYATAAAVAQ is encoded by the coding sequence TTGCCCGAAGGCCTATACGAATTGCTCAATACCCAAGGGCTGACGGCAAGTCTGTCGAAGGTTCCTGAGCTGGAACCACACTTTGGGCTTATCGACGACGACGACTCTCCGGATATCCTCTCCCGTTACGTGGCAGACGCTGCTAGGAAGGCTCTCGCCGGAGCGAAGCCAACCGACCGGGTCGCTTTGGCGAACCGACTTCTTCAACAGCTTCGGCATGCCGACCTAATCGCGGATGTCCCTTCCCAGCTCCAGTCGCTCCACCGCCCAGATGTGCTCAAGCGTCGCCAACTCCGCCGGCCCGCCACAAGGCTGAGCGAGTCCGCCCTGCTGACCAATAGCAAGGACGACCCGAATCTCGCCGCTGAGCTCCGGGCTGAGATGGAGTCCGCCGACACTGTGGACCTTCTCTGCGCCTTTGTCCGCTGGACCGGCCTCAGACTCCTGGAGTCTGCCCTAGAGCAACTCAAGGCGCGCGGTGCCAAGCTCCGAGTCATCACCACAACCTACATGGGCGCCACGGAGCGCCGCGCAATCGATGAGCTCGTCAACCGGTATGGGGCCGAGGTCAAGATCAGCTACGAAACCCAGGCCACAAGGTTGCACGCCAAAGCCTGGCTGTTCCGCCGTGACACGGGTTTCGACACCGCGTACGTTGGCAGCTCTAACCTGAGCCAGGCTGCTCTCCTGGACGGGCTGGAATGGAACGTCCGGCTCAGCTCTGTGGCAACGCCAGCACTCCTGCAGAAGTTTGAGGTTACCTTCGACAGCTACTGGGAGCAGCGTGCCTTCCAAAGCTACGATCCGGAACGCGACGGCGAAAAGCTGGACGCTGCACTGGAGCGCAACGGCGGACGTCGCACTGCGGCCCCGGACGCAACCACCGGCCTTGAGGTTCAACCGTTCCTCCACCAGGAGGAGATGCTGGAGGACCTGGAAGCCGAGCGGCTTAAGGGTTTTAACCACAATCTTCTGGTCGCCGCCACGGGCACGGGCAAAACTGTCATCGCCGCTCTGGACTACAAACGGCTAAGCGAAACTGCGGGCAGAGACCTAAAACTGCTCTTCGTCGCCCACCGGCAGGAGATCCTCAAGCAGGCGATGCGCACCTACCGTGACGTCATGCAGGATGGCGTCTTCGGCGAACTCTACGTGGGGGAGCACAAGCCGGGGGAGTGGAAGCACATCTTCGCGTCCGTCCAGTCGCTGTCTTCCCTCGGCATCGAGCAGCTGGAGTCTGACTTCTTCGACGTCGTCGTCATCGACGAGTTCCACCACGCGATGGCGCCCACGTACCGCCGCCTGCTGGACCATCTGAAACCGCAGCAGCTCCTCGGCCTCACGGCCACACCGGAACGCGGCGACGGCGTCGACGTCGCCAAGCAGTTCTTTGAGGGCCGGACAGCAAGCGAACTGCGGCTCTGGGACGCCCTCGACGCTGACCTGCTGGTCCCGTTCCACTACTTCGGCGTCTCCGATGACGTAAACCTGAGCCAGTTGGAATGGAAACGCGGCAACTACGACACCACCCAGCTGAGTGCCCTCTACACCGGGAACGACGCCCGAGCGGCCAAAGTCATCCGCGAACTCAGGGACAAGGTCACCAGCACCGACGAGATGCGGGCTATCGGCTTCTGTGTCTCCGTCCAGCACGCCCGCTACATGGCGGAAGTGTTCAACCTAGCCGGCATTGCCTCGGTCGCCGTCGACGGCACCACTGATAATGCTGAGCGCGAGAAAGCCTTGCGGCGCCTGGGGCAGCGGGAAATCAACTGCATCTTCGCCGTCGACCTTTTCAACGAAGGGCTGGACCTGCCGCAGGTGGACACCATTCTGCTGCTCCGGCCCACGCAGAGCGCCACAGTCTTCCTCCAGCAGCTGGGACGCGGGCTGCGCCGTGCCGAGGGCAAAGCGGTGCTGACGGTCCTGGACTTCATCGGCCAGCAGCGCCGCGAGTTCCGCTTTGACCTGCGCTACCGGGCGCTAACCGGATACGGCCGCAAGGAACTGGAGAAGGCTGTCGAGGATGAGTTCCCGTACCTGCCCTCCGGGTCGCAGATCGTGCTGGACCGGGTGGCGCAGAAGGTAGTCCTGGACAACATCAAGGCACAGCTGCGGTTCAACCGGGCACAGCTGGTCCGGGACATCGCCTCGTACGCCGAGACCGAGCTGGAGGCCTATCTGGAGCGGTCCGGGAACGACGTGAAAACGATCTACCGGTCCACCAGGGACTCGTGGACCGGCTACCTCCGGCAGGCAGGACTGATCGAAGGGCTCTCACCCCTGGAGACAGTGTTGCGCGGGAAGCTCGAGGAGCTGTCGGACGCGGAGGAGAAGAAGCTGCTGGGCCGCATGGCCGCACTGATTCACGTGGACGATCCCGAACGCGCCGCCGCCTATTCCATGTTGGTAGCCCCTGACGCGCCCCGCCATGCGGAGCTCGGCATGCGCGAGCAGGCTTTTGCACGCATGCTGTTCTACACGCTGTGGGATGACGGCGGAGGATTCAAGACGTACGACGACGGCCTAGACCACCTGCGCGGTTACCAGTTTGTGTGCCGCGAGATCCGTCAGGTCGTGAAGCTGGGAGTGGCGGCGTCGAAACACGCAGCAAAGAGCCTAGGCGCTGGATTGCAGCACATCCCGCTGCTCTCACATGCCACGTACCGCCGCGAAGAGGTCCTTGCGGCGTTGCAATACGGCTCCCTGGAACAGGGCAAGAATGTGCAACACCGCGAGGGCGTCGCATGGTGTCCGGCAACTTCCACAGATGTTTTCTTCGTGACCCTGAATAAGGATGACAAGAAGCACTCGGCTACGACTATGTACAAGGATTACGCCACCAGCCCCGAGCTGTTCCACTGGGAATCGCAAAACGCAACGTCCCCGACGAGCCCGACGGGCCGCCGCTATCTTGACCGCGCTTCGCACGGCTCGAAGGTTCTGATCTTCACAAGGCACACGGCAGATGACGAGACCGGGCTGACAGTTCCGTATACGTGCCTGGGACAGGTGGATTACGTTCAGCACTCCGGGGAGAAACCCATCGCGATAACGTGGAAATTGCAAAGGCCAATGCCAGCGGATGTGTATGCGACCGCTGCCGCGGTGGCGCAATAG
- a CDS encoding endonuclease VII domain-containing protein: MSDEWNKCEAVDGTCDRPARHRRGKYCSQHGRMSRLGKPLVKLAYELGDGEWNMCQAVDGTCDRQAQARRGKYCARHRELHAQGKPLVPLKNKYARDGEWNMCQAVDGTCGRKAQTAGSKYCTRHAELNRDGKPMVKLRESRPRGTDPLDCTFDGCDKLAVAKGLCPGHYQQSEAGQELTPLRYRRPRGSASARNERGEKHCPGCNQWLPESDFHDSPSTTGLSHTCRLCTAARMVARKYNLPPEEYRRMLEEQGGACGSCGKVPENRRLVVDHDHSCCPTKTSCGDCIRGLLCDDCNWGIGRLGDTEAAVRGALEYLVRSNNRRVRLPEKGESAA; the protein is encoded by the coding sequence ATGAGCGATGAGTGGAACAAGTGCGAAGCGGTTGACGGGACCTGTGACCGACCGGCACGGCACCGGCGTGGCAAGTATTGCAGTCAGCATGGACGCATGAGCCGCCTAGGCAAGCCACTGGTGAAGCTTGCATATGAACTTGGCGATGGCGAATGGAATATGTGTCAAGCCGTTGATGGCACTTGTGACCGTCAGGCACAGGCTCGCCGTGGCAAATATTGCGCCCGCCACCGGGAACTACACGCTCAAGGGAAACCCCTCGTGCCGCTCAAAAACAAGTACGCCCGCGATGGCGAATGGAATATGTGCCAAGCCGTCGACGGAACCTGTGGCCGCAAGGCCCAGACTGCTGGCTCAAAGTATTGCACCCGGCATGCTGAGTTGAACCGGGATGGGAAACCCATGGTGAAGCTCCGGGAGAGCCGTCCGCGAGGCACCGACCCGCTGGATTGCACATTCGATGGGTGCGACAAACTGGCCGTAGCCAAGGGCCTCTGCCCAGGGCATTACCAGCAGTCAGAGGCGGGGCAGGAGCTTACCCCTCTGAGATATCGCCGCCCGCGAGGCTCAGCCAGCGCCAGGAACGAACGCGGCGAGAAGCACTGCCCCGGCTGTAACCAATGGTTGCCCGAATCCGACTTTCACGACTCTCCGTCGACCACGGGCTTGAGTCACACATGCCGCCTCTGCACCGCCGCCCGCATGGTTGCCCGTAAGTACAACCTCCCGCCCGAGGAGTATCGCCGGATGCTCGAGGAGCAGGGGGGCGCCTGCGGGTCCTGCGGCAAGGTGCCGGAGAACCGCCGCTTGGTAGTGGACCACGATCACAGTTGTTGCCCCACCAAGACCTCATGCGGGGACTGCATCCGTGGCCTGCTTTGTGACGACTGCAACTGGGGCATTGGACGTCTAGGGGATACTGAGGCGGCCGTCCGCGGCGCCCTCGAATACCTCGTTAGGAGCAACAATCGTCGGGTCCGCCTCCCGGAGAAGGGCGAATCCGCTGCCTAA
- a CDS encoding HNH endonuclease, whose amino-acid sequence MALKDLNDRRAVLRALEEYDKLGRVDFLRTYGFGTADEYVLANEGRYYDSKAIAGVAHLFQTGQLLPNSEFQGGLRGAVPRLRAMRFEVVSQRRGSFVLLWNPTMWQWAEERRLVIQQQILEGGTGSEPWSTGSRKTDISKGDRIFLFLVGQKERGLVASGHAASNIYLDTHWAADHPEPGPHISVAWDRLVDAPEVLPWEIVERNVPGFPNQYQGGGARLDGLQTLTLNALWQEHINRVSLAALGDPTRPEVVASYSYAIVRRRNHQQQFRTLLLAAYEPKCAVCGFDQVEILEAAHVIPDSQGGPSSVENGRLLCPNHHRAHDAGLFRFQGDLPMWAEAASEFLAPERPQDRNSS is encoded by the coding sequence ATGGCGTTAAAAGACCTTAACGATCGCCGGGCAGTACTGCGTGCACTCGAGGAGTACGACAAGCTTGGACGGGTCGACTTCCTGCGAACCTACGGGTTCGGAACTGCTGATGAGTATGTTCTGGCCAATGAGGGGCGGTACTACGACTCGAAGGCCATTGCAGGCGTCGCCCACCTTTTTCAGACCGGGCAACTGTTGCCCAACTCGGAGTTTCAGGGCGGTTTGCGAGGCGCCGTTCCCCGTCTCAGGGCGATGCGTTTCGAGGTTGTTTCCCAGCGGCGGGGCTCGTTTGTCCTCTTATGGAATCCAACCATGTGGCAATGGGCCGAAGAGCGACGGCTCGTTATCCAGCAGCAAATTTTGGAAGGCGGAACGGGCTCTGAGCCCTGGTCCACGGGAAGCCGCAAGACAGACATTTCGAAGGGTGACCGCATTTTCCTGTTCCTCGTCGGCCAAAAGGAGCGCGGGCTCGTAGCATCGGGGCACGCGGCCAGCAACATCTACCTTGATACACACTGGGCGGCCGATCACCCGGAACCGGGACCTCATATCTCGGTGGCCTGGGACAGGCTAGTTGACGCGCCTGAAGTCCTTCCATGGGAGATCGTCGAGCGAAACGTCCCAGGTTTTCCGAACCAATACCAAGGAGGCGGTGCACGGCTGGACGGACTTCAAACCCTCACTCTCAACGCGCTGTGGCAAGAACACATCAACCGAGTTTCACTTGCCGCATTAGGCGATCCAACACGCCCGGAAGTTGTAGCCAGTTACTCCTACGCGATCGTAAGGCGCCGCAACCACCAACAGCAATTCCGCACCCTGCTGCTGGCCGCCTACGAACCCAAGTGCGCCGTGTGCGGTTTCGACCAAGTAGAAATCCTCGAAGCCGCGCATGTCATCCCGGATAGCCAAGGGGGACCGTCATCTGTAGAGAACGGGCGCCTCCTGTGCCCGAACCATCACAGGGCCCATGACGCAGGACTCTTTCGGTTCCAGGGCGATCTGCCGATGTGGGCGGAGGCAGCGTCGGAATTTTTGGCGCCGGAGCGGCCTCAAGACAGGAATTCATCGTAG
- a CDS encoding restriction endonuclease: protein MSSDDKAAGGDARSLFQSLKEKLKAIPMAQPEHAEPHEEKPAPGTDTWHEAEAQDMNLSTDSMVSEDPEQLLAKDPRTMWAWSVYAEYRFRLPVSSHQAQQILGAIPPGDHVEIFTAVVISATTPKPSPDAFPQGTRFAAKTFDSWVLPSQNAAEDVTVIPSADAELFTWTSFPTPVRVAKTEFHMIDGRIISAYSDKKTSSWLHEGVGRSILRLPDNPLTPFPPGVGTGNMSAFPPDSDSPKRLLSDWHSAEEVALWHMSERLAFFGSRLTGGVADKGVDVEHPQAVAQVKMQANPVGSPQIRQLRGARPHLANHIFYSTSGYTRAAIAEAAESSVALFLIDDDGTPCPYGAEAEQIILEGLRRHGGDEALVAAYIQSVSKRVMKAEANYGWGQFGSVDAYAALRETHSKNRNRLERAESHLKGAVNAVTHHPRIGSATHKSIVSHFRNADLRAAFFCQALGLAYPGDKPLGRNRKTPTAADFY, encoded by the coding sequence TTGAGTTCTGACGACAAGGCCGCCGGTGGTGATGCCCGCAGTTTGTTCCAGTCCCTTAAGGAGAAACTAAAAGCGATACCGATGGCTCAGCCAGAGCACGCTGAGCCGCACGAGGAGAAGCCCGCCCCGGGCACTGATACATGGCACGAGGCCGAAGCTCAGGACATGAATTTGAGCACGGACAGCATGGTGTCGGAAGATCCAGAACAACTTCTGGCCAAGGATCCAAGGACCATGTGGGCATGGTCCGTGTATGCAGAGTACCGATTCCGTCTGCCTGTCAGCAGTCACCAGGCGCAACAAATCCTCGGAGCTATCCCTCCCGGGGACCACGTCGAGATATTTACGGCCGTAGTGATATCAGCAACTACTCCCAAGCCCAGCCCTGACGCCTTCCCGCAGGGAACCCGCTTCGCGGCCAAAACATTCGACTCCTGGGTTTTGCCATCCCAGAACGCCGCAGAGGATGTCACGGTCATACCCTCCGCTGATGCCGAACTGTTCACCTGGACTAGCTTCCCAACGCCCGTTCGAGTAGCGAAAACCGAGTTCCACATGATAGATGGGCGGATTATTTCTGCCTATTCGGACAAGAAGACATCCAGCTGGCTCCACGAGGGCGTAGGAAGAAGCATCCTCAGACTTCCCGATAACCCATTGACGCCCTTTCCACCAGGAGTCGGAACAGGAAACATGAGCGCTTTCCCACCCGACTCCGATTCGCCAAAGCGCCTTCTCAGCGATTGGCATTCAGCGGAAGAAGTGGCCCTCTGGCACATGTCGGAGCGGCTTGCCTTCTTCGGTTCCCGACTAACGGGCGGAGTCGCTGACAAGGGAGTGGACGTCGAGCACCCGCAGGCGGTGGCCCAAGTGAAGATGCAGGCGAATCCAGTCGGCTCTCCGCAAATACGCCAGCTGCGCGGAGCCCGGCCCCACCTCGCAAACCACATCTTCTACTCAACGTCTGGATATACACGAGCCGCGATCGCTGAAGCGGCAGAGAGCAGCGTCGCGCTGTTCCTCATAGACGATGACGGCACGCCCTGCCCGTACGGCGCCGAGGCCGAACAAATCATATTGGAAGGACTCCGCCGTCACGGAGGCGACGAAGCCCTGGTGGCCGCATACATACAGTCCGTTAGTAAACGCGTTATGAAGGCGGAAGCAAACTACGGCTGGGGGCAATTTGGCAGTGTCGATGCATACGCTGCACTTCGAGAAACTCATTCGAAAAATAGGAACAGGCTCGAAAGGGCTGAAAGCCATTTGAAAGGGGCTGTCAACGCCGTTACTCACCACCCCCGCATCGGGTCAGCGACACACAAGAGTATCGTCAGCCACTTCCGCAATGCAGATCTGCGGGCAGCTTTCTTTTGTCAAGCACTTGGCCTGGCTTACCCCGGTGATAAGCCCCTGGGCCGGAACCGAAAGACTCCTACAGCAGCCGACTTCTACTGA